In one window of Mercurialis annua linkage group LG4, ddMerAnnu1.2, whole genome shotgun sequence DNA:
- the LOC126677340 gene encoding mannosyl-oligosaccharide 1,2-alpha-mannosidase MNS1 isoform X2, producing the protein MIGRSSRSSSSSSSSHKWRYCNPSYYLKRPKRLALLFIVFVSASLVLWDRQTLLREHQVEVSKLNEDVDQLKAKLEEFKSMHGEAIDLFNTNRPSPKAVPHDPVEIQRRQKVKEAMIHAWSSYEKYAWGHDELQPQTKIGIDSFGGLGATLVDSLDTLYIMGLDEQFQRAREWVANSLDFNKDYDASVFETTIRVVGGLLSAYDLSGDKVFLEKAKDIADRLLPAWDTKTGIPYNIINLAHGNAHNPGWTGGDSILADSGTEQLEFIALSQRTGDPKYQLKVENVIMELNKTFPDDGLLPIYINPDRGIGSFSTITFGAMGDSFYEYLLKVWIQGNKTSSVRLYREMWEKSMEGLSSLVRKTTPSSFTYICEKSGDVLTDKMDELACFAPGMLALGLSGYAPAQSHKFLSLAEE; encoded by the exons ATGATAGGAAGAAGTAGTAGATCATCGTCATCGTCATCGTCATCGCATAAATGGCGATACTGTAATCCGTCTTATTACCTAAAAAGACCCAAAAGATTAGCTTTGCTTTTTATAGTGTTTGTTTCTGCTTCTCTTGTCCTTTGGGATCGCCAGACCCTCCTCAGAGAACACCAG GTTGAAGTTTCCAAGTTGAATGAGGATGTTGATCAGTTAAAAGCAAAA CTTGAAGAGTTTAAAAGTATGCATGGAGAAGCAATTGATTTGTTCAACACTAACAGGCCCTCCCCAAAGGCTGTCCCTCATGATCCTGTTGAAATTCAGAGACGACAAAAAGTAAAGGAAGCTATGATCCATGCATGGAGTTCTTATGAGAAGTATGCTTGGGGCCATGATGAACTTCAG CCACAAACAAAAATTGGCATTGACAGCTTTGGTGGTCTTGGAGCAACTCTAGTTGATTCCCTTGACACATTATATATAATGGGTCTAGATGAGCAGTTCCAAAGAGCTAGAGA GTGGGTTGCCAACTCATTGGATTTTAACAAGGATTATGATGCTAGTGTATTTGAAACAACCATAAG AGTTGTGGGTGGACTACTCAGTGCATATGATCTTTCAGGGGACAAAGTTTTCCTTGAGAAGGCCAAAGACATTGCAGACAGATTGCTTCCTGCATGGGATACAAAAACAGGAATCCCTTATAACATTATAAACTTGGCACATGGAAATGCACATAATCCTGGATGGACAGGT GGTGACAGTATCCTTGCAGATTCTGGAACAGAGCAGCTCGAATTTATTGCGCTTTCGCAGAGGACAGGAGACCCAAAGTATCAGCTGAAG GTAGAGAATGTTATTATGGAGCTTAACAAAACTTTTCCTGATGACGGTCTTCTTCCAATTTATATTAATCCTGATCGAGGAATAGGATCATTCTCTACAATAACTTTTGGTGCTATGGGTGATAG CTTTTATGAGTATTTGCTTAAAGTTTGGATTCAAGGAAATAAAACTTCATCTGTGAGACTCTACAG AGAAATGTGGGAGAAATCAATGGAAGGCTTGTCGAGTTTGGTTAGGAAAACAACACCATCATCTTTTACATATATTTGTGAGAAGAGTGGAGACGTATTGACAGACAAG ATGGATGAGTTGGCATGCTTTGCTCCTGGAATGCTGGCTTTAGGATTATCTGGATATGCACCTGCTCAGTCGCATAAATTTCTTTCACTTGCAGAGGAG TAG